From a single Streptomyces liliifuscus genomic region:
- a CDS encoding serine hydrolase, protein MTHRISRRTRVFCAGLGAGVLVPLTVAVTPATAAATPQATCTSNQSALATKLQKDITTALANRRGTVAVGLHDRSTNTTCTLRPTQAYDSASIVKVTVLAALLWDAKKHNRYLTQRESDLATAMITKSDNAATTKLWNQLGTTKVKGFLTAAGMTRTKPGANGYWGLTQITVQDEQKLLALLTARNAVLSDNSRAYVLKLMGKVVTSQRWGTPAGAPSSVAVHVKNGWLSRSTHGWRVHSVGTFNGAGHDYTISILTHGNSTMNYGVTTIQAVAKAIHKDLVPTRAQRYTPTTDPQEAFPAVPAS, encoded by the coding sequence ATGACTCACCGGATATCCCGGCGTACCCGTGTGTTCTGTGCGGGCCTCGGTGCCGGGGTCCTGGTGCCGCTGACCGTGGCCGTGACACCGGCGACCGCGGCCGCGACACCGCAGGCGACCTGCACGTCGAACCAGTCGGCCCTGGCGACCAAACTGCAGAAGGACATCACCACGGCCCTCGCGAACCGCAGGGGCACCGTGGCCGTCGGTCTCCACGACCGGAGCACCAACACCACCTGCACGCTGAGACCGACGCAGGCCTACGACTCGGCCAGCATCGTCAAGGTGACCGTCCTCGCCGCGCTTCTCTGGGACGCCAAGAAGCACAACCGCTATCTCACCCAGCGGGAGTCCGATCTGGCCACCGCCATGATCACCAAGTCGGACAACGCGGCCACGACCAAGCTCTGGAACCAGCTGGGCACCACGAAGGTGAAGGGCTTCCTCACCGCGGCCGGCATGACCCGGACCAAGCCGGGGGCGAACGGCTACTGGGGCCTCACCCAGATCACGGTCCAGGACGAGCAGAAGCTCCTCGCGCTGCTCACCGCCAGGAACGCGGTTCTGAGCGACAACTCCCGGGCCTACGTGCTCAAACTCATGGGCAAGGTCGTCACCTCGCAGCGCTGGGGCACACCGGCGGGAGCCCCCTCCTCCGTCGCCGTCCATGTGAAGAACGGCTGGCTGTCCCGCTCCACGCACGGCTGGCGGGTCCACAGCGTGGGCACCTTCAACGGCGCCGGCCACGACTACACGATCTCGATCCTGACCCACGGCAACAGCACCATGAACTACGGCGTGACGACGATCCAGGCCGTGGCCAAGGCCATCCACAAGGACCTCGTGCCGACCAGAGCGCAGCGGTACACGCCCACGACCGACCCGCAGGAGGCCTTCCCGGCGGTGCCCGCTTCATGA
- a CDS encoding AAA family ATPase: MIIWLNGAFGVGKTTTARHLTTLLPDSRLLDTEQVGYMLRHVLGRPARDFQEFPPWRGLVVETARQVLDHVGGTLVVPQTVLEKPYWREIRTGLVQAGIPLRHFVLHADHNTLVERIQNDTDPESIGARGRRLDHLHDYDEALLWLRGEAELIDTTGIPPAAVAKLVMTTVRHQGASTMRENVHPGFLGSSPRSARNPR, encoded by the coding sequence ATGATCATCTGGCTCAACGGCGCCTTCGGCGTCGGCAAGACCACGACCGCCCGGCACCTCACCACCCTCCTCCCGGACTCCAGGCTCCTGGACACCGAACAGGTCGGCTACATGCTCCGGCACGTCCTGGGGAGGCCGGCCCGCGACTTCCAGGAATTCCCGCCGTGGCGCGGTCTCGTCGTGGAGACCGCGCGTCAGGTGCTCGACCATGTGGGCGGCACGCTGGTCGTCCCGCAGACCGTGCTGGAGAAGCCGTACTGGCGTGAGATCCGCACGGGACTGGTCCAGGCGGGCATTCCCTTACGCCACTTCGTCCTCCACGCCGACCACAACACGCTCGTCGAACGCATCCAGAACGACACGGACCCGGAGAGCATCGGTGCCCGCGGGAGGCGCCTGGACCATCTCCATGACTACGACGAGGCGCTGCTCTGGCTGCGCGGGGAGGCCGAGTTGATCGACACCACCGGCATCCCGCCGGCCGCGGTCGCGAAACTCGTCATGACGACGGTCCGGCATCAGGGCGCCTCCACGATGAGGGAGAACGTTCACCCGGGCTTCCTCGGAAGCTCACCAAGGAGTGCTAGAAACCCCCGCTGA
- a CDS encoding calcium-binding protein — protein MRVLRSIAATSTLVLALGGAVLAAPTAQADTAASTATVERYDGAIWYRAAAGQVNDLRISTKVIDVDPNEFGGDYLVTFRDKFEITIASTDVCTYPSATDRTVVECVEPEPLGSDDSDIYDVDLGDLDDTVTVGDDVFTQGTLDGGPGNDVIRGKGANVLKGGDGDDHLEGVDGVWVNGSFGEAGNDTILTGCAYHCSGGAGNDVLTVTGEDDLGYTTLYGDDGNDIVRGSSGNDTLYGGRGNDTLYGLAGDDTIFGNTGDDVIHGGAGNDTLSGGAGNNKVYQD, from the coding sequence ATGCGCGTTTTACGAAGCATCGCCGCCACCTCCACCCTCGTACTGGCTCTGGGAGGAGCCGTACTCGCCGCGCCCACCGCCCAGGCGGACACAGCGGCCTCCACGGCCACCGTCGAGCGCTATGACGGCGCGATCTGGTACCGGGCCGCCGCCGGACAGGTGAACGACCTGCGGATCTCCACCAAGGTGATCGACGTCGACCCGAACGAGTTCGGCGGCGACTACCTCGTCACCTTCCGGGACAAGTTCGAGATCACCATCGCCAGCACGGACGTGTGTACGTACCCCTCGGCGACCGACCGCACCGTCGTCGAGTGCGTGGAGCCCGAGCCCCTGGGGTCCGACGACTCGGACATCTACGACGTCGACCTCGGTGACCTCGACGACACCGTGACGGTCGGCGACGACGTCTTCACGCAGGGCACCCTCGACGGCGGCCCGGGCAACGATGTCATCCGCGGCAAGGGCGCGAACGTCCTCAAGGGCGGGGACGGCGACGACCACCTCGAAGGCGTCGACGGCGTCTGGGTCAACGGCTCCTTCGGCGAAGCCGGCAACGACACCATCCTCACCGGCTGCGCGTACCACTGCAGCGGCGGCGCCGGGAACGACGTCCTCACGGTGACCGGCGAGGACGACCTCGGCTACACCACCCTGTACGGCGACGACGGCAACGACATCGTGCGCGGCAGCTCCGGCAACGACACCCTCTACGGCGGCCGGGGCAACGACACCCTGTACGGCCTGGCGGGCGACGACACGATCTTCGGCAACACCGGCGACGACGTGATCCACGGCGGCGCGGGCAACGACACGCTCTCCGGCGGCGCGGGCAACAACAAGGTCTACCAGGACTGA
- a CDS encoding esterase-like activity of phytase family protein, whose translation MRLRPLLATVTAALAAAACLTAAAPANAQRGNACSPSVSIESFSDGLDKTTYEGTFVGNFSALAVDRDGRIAAVSDRSALFTLDRRTLRPASVVPLADETGAALDSEGLAVDRDGTRLIASETEPSVRRYARDGRILDRLPVPDALKVAPAGRATTNQTFEGLTFLPGRHTLLAGMEGSLAGDTTGIVRFQTWERQRGHFALDAQYGYRTDTGLNVSETTATPDGRLLVLERGFTAGVGNTVRLYLADLRRATNTSGIDNLTGQSGVRLARKTLLADLVNCPSLGAQAKQPQPNPLLDNIEGLAVTGGGHGRLNLLLVSDDNQNPVQITRFYSLRVRL comes from the coding sequence ATGCGTCTGAGACCACTTCTTGCCACCGTCACGGCCGCCCTGGCGGCGGCCGCCTGTCTTACCGCGGCAGCGCCCGCCAATGCCCAGCGCGGCAATGCCTGTTCGCCCTCCGTCTCCATCGAGAGCTTTTCCGACGGGCTCGACAAGACGACGTACGAGGGCACGTTCGTCGGCAACTTCTCCGCGCTCGCAGTGGACCGCGACGGCAGGATCGCCGCGGTCTCGGACCGGTCCGCCCTCTTCACGCTGGACCGCAGGACCCTGCGGCCCGCCTCCGTCGTCCCGCTCGCCGACGAGACCGGTGCCGCGCTCGACTCCGAGGGCCTGGCCGTGGACCGCGACGGCACCCGCCTGATCGCCTCCGAGACCGAGCCCTCCGTACGCCGCTACGCCCGCGACGGCCGCATCCTCGACCGCCTCCCCGTACCGGACGCCCTCAAGGTCGCCCCCGCGGGCCGCGCGACCACGAACCAGACCTTCGAAGGGCTCACCTTCCTCCCCGGCCGCCACACCCTGCTGGCCGGCATGGAGGGCTCCCTTGCGGGAGACACCACGGGCATCGTCCGCTTCCAGACCTGGGAGCGGCAGCGCGGCCACTTCGCGCTCGACGCCCAGTACGGCTACCGCACCGACACCGGTCTGAACGTCTCCGAGACCACGGCCACCCCCGACGGCCGCCTCCTCGTCCTGGAACGCGGCTTCACCGCGGGCGTCGGCAACACGGTCCGCCTCTACCTCGCCGATCTGCGCCGCGCCACAAACACGTCCGGCATCGACAACCTGACCGGCCAGAGCGGCGTACGTCTCGCCCGTAAGACCCTGCTCGCCGATCTCGTGAACTGTCCTTCACTCGGCGCCCAGGCCAAGCAGCCCCAGCCCAACCCGCTCCTCGACAACATCGAGGGTCTCGCGGTCACGGGCGGCGGTCACGGCCGTCTGAACCTGCTCCTGGTCAGCGACGACAACCAGAACCCGGTCCAGATCACCCGCTTCTACTCCCTCCGGGTCCGCCTCTGA